In the genome of Segatella copri, one region contains:
- a CDS encoding DUF262 domain-containing protein encodes MKGYAKPLNEFICGQQIQFVIPVYQRNYDWLQDNCDQLLSDLVKLIHSGRTSHFFGSIVTSVAGTGFSRLVIDGQQRLTTISLLLLAGIKAVNDGLLEISNESRKDEAYDLFLNAKYCNSERKIKLVPIENDRFAYDKIFNGEDELDEDSKITRNFRHFYDKLTRKPQQLTFDNLLDAVEHLQIISIELDADDDAQLIFESLNSTGLALTEADKIRNYLLMSLTAEEQQLCFKNYWQKIESATEYNPTKFLRDYLTIKQQLQRPVRLSNIYFEWKKYMDGRDRKQEMVEMLDYARYYQQVTEAQMETSKLSAKMRHICNIESDVTNVFFIQFLKYAATNNLSYDEIDKVIDVVENYLARRIICNMPGNALTQVFCALHKDVLKSIDEYQSAGIPLTYSYSDILAYHIMRRDGNYQLPRDVQFVTAIQTRDAYHMLKPYQIFLFERLENSVPGEYNDVATDMKKKDATIEHIMPQTLNGEWKNMLGDNYEEIQEQYLHTFANLTLTGINSELSNKAFEIKRDGKNNGDVVCPGYKDSKYRLTKWVTKCEKWSEEELQKRSEEIVKTFLRLYPLPKPTFKPLAKPIDEVSLDEETFTPTNRVLTGFRLFGRDYTETTWKDMLLTVVKVVMEQHADVVDSLYDKEGFFWSEKNADDRYCTQIAPHKYLWTSMDNRSKLRCLRYLFDKCDIAESELVMLLEPVKE; translated from the coding sequence ATGAAAGGATATGCAAAGCCATTAAATGAGTTCATCTGTGGACAACAAATCCAATTTGTGATTCCGGTTTACCAGCGTAATTACGACTGGTTACAAGATAATTGCGACCAGTTGTTGAGTGATTTAGTTAAGTTGATACACTCAGGTAGAACATCCCATTTTTTCGGTTCTATCGTAACATCAGTAGCAGGAACCGGCTTCAGTCGTCTCGTCATTGATGGGCAGCAGCGTTTGACAACAATCTCTCTTCTGCTTCTTGCTGGAATAAAAGCCGTCAATGACGGATTGCTTGAAATCTCTAATGAGAGCCGCAAGGATGAAGCTTATGATTTGTTCTTGAATGCAAAATATTGCAATTCAGAGCGCAAGATAAAACTTGTTCCTATTGAAAACGACAGATTTGCTTATGATAAAATCTTCAATGGTGAAGATGAATTGGATGAGGATTCAAAGATTACCCGTAATTTCCGCCATTTCTATGATAAGCTGACAAGAAAGCCGCAACAACTGACATTTGATAATTTGCTTGATGCTGTTGAGCATCTTCAGATTATTTCTATAGAGTTGGATGCTGATGATGATGCGCAGCTAATCTTTGAAAGTTTAAATTCAACAGGTCTAGCTCTTACAGAAGCTGATAAAATAAGAAATTACCTTCTGATGTCATTAACAGCAGAAGAGCAACAGTTGTGCTTTAAAAATTATTGGCAGAAGATTGAGTCTGCAACCGAATATAATCCGACAAAATTCCTTCGAGACTATTTAACCATAAAGCAACAGTTGCAGCGCCCTGTTCGTCTTTCTAACATATATTTTGAGTGGAAAAAGTATATGGATGGTCGTGATAGAAAACAGGAAATGGTGGAGATGTTGGATTATGCCCGCTATTACCAGCAAGTTACGGAAGCTCAGATGGAAACAAGCAAATTGTCGGCAAAAATGCGCCATATTTGCAATATAGAATCGGATGTAACCAATGTTTTCTTTATTCAGTTCCTGAAGTATGCGGCAACGAATAATTTATCCTATGATGAAATAGATAAGGTGATTGACGTTGTAGAAAATTATTTGGCAAGACGAATCATTTGCAATATGCCTGGTAATGCTTTAACTCAGGTTTTCTGTGCACTTCATAAGGATGTTCTGAAAAGTATAGATGAATACCAGTCTGCAGGTATTCCGTTAACATATTCTTACTCAGATATTCTTGCTTATCATATCATGCGTCGAGATGGTAATTACCAGTTGCCAAGAGATGTGCAGTTTGTAACAGCAATTCAAACCCGTGATGCTTATCATATGTTGAAGCCTTATCAGATATTCCTTTTTGAACGATTGGAAAATTCTGTACCTGGAGAATACAATGATGTTGCGACAGATATGAAAAAGAAAGATGCAACGATAGAACATATAATGCCGCAAACCCTCAATGGTGAATGGAAGAATATGCTGGGCGACAACTATGAAGAAATTCAAGAGCAATATCTACATACTTTTGCCAACTTAACGCTTACAGGTATTAATAGTGAATTAAGCAATAAGGCCTTTGAAATAAAACGTGACGGCAAGAACAATGGTGATGTAGTTTGCCCTGGATATAAAGATTCTAAATATCGCTTGACCAAGTGGGTGACGAAATGTGAAAAGTGGAGTGAAGAGGAATTGCAAAAGAGAAGTGAAGAAATTGTGAAAACATTTCTGCGTCTCTATCCGTTGCCAAAGCCAACTTTCAAACCTTTGGCAAAACCGATAGATGAGGTCTCACTGGATGAAGAAACTTTCACACCAACAAATAGAGTTTTGACAGGTTTCCGTTTGTTTGGTCGTGACTATACGGAAACTACATGGAAGGACATGCTCTTGACAGTGGTAAAGGTGGTCATGGAACAACATGCAGATGTTGTTGATAGTCTTTATGATAAAGAGGGATTTTTCTGGTCTGAGAAGAATGCCGATGATAGATATTGCACACAAATTGCTCCACATAAATATTTGTGGACATCAATGGATAATAGAAGTAAGCTCCGCTGTTTGCGATATTTGTTTGATAAATGCGACATTGCAGAATCAGAATTAGTTATGTTGCTTGAACCTGTTAAGGAATAA
- a CDS encoding heavy metal translocating P-type ATPase, with translation MKKTIPVIGMACSVCSANVEKKLQSLEGINSASVSLASRTALVDYDPDIISLEDMKREISNAGYDLVIENDKSVEEINRREFTLLRRRTLASWLFAILTMCFSMGWISLGMEQNMISDGVASAHHTSSFANQICLLLALANLLYCGKQFYVSAWKQLLHHTANMDSLVALSTLIAFLFSTFNTFFGEMVWGARGIEWHTYFDASVMIITFVLTGRCLEEKAKDSTASSIRQLMGMQPKTARLVTYEKIEGTNDYKMEEVPISTIQIGDMIEVRAGEKIPVDGVVTQAESFMTPDAAYVDEAMISGEPTPAMKKAGDNVLAGTIPSQGKLRMRAKQIGENTALAHIIRMVQEAQGSKAPVQRIVDKAALIFVPAVAAIALITFLTWWLTGGNAALPQAILSAVAVLVIACPCAMGLATPTALMVGIGKAAQKQILIKDASALENLHKINALVIDKTGTLTIPNQNIDFTKQEDLDLETRETLKPHAQEAMKQLQERGIEVYMMSGDKEQAAHYWAEKAGIKHYQSKVLPGDKQALVKKLQDEGKQVAMVGDGINDTQALALANVSMAIGKGTDVAMDVAQITLMSDDLLALPEAVKLSQKTVHMIWQNLFWAFIYNIICIPLAAGVLHIFDIDFQITPMWASALMAFSSVSVVLNSLRLRLA, from the coding sequence ATGAAGAAAACAATTCCAGTAATAGGCATGGCTTGCAGCGTATGCTCTGCCAATGTTGAAAAGAAACTGCAGTCGCTAGAAGGCATCAACTCCGCCTCGGTTTCCCTGGCGAGCCGAACTGCCCTGGTAGATTATGACCCCGACATCATCTCTCTGGAAGATATGAAACGGGAAATCAGCAACGCCGGCTACGACCTCGTCATCGAAAACGACAAAAGCGTGGAGGAAATCAACCGCCGTGAGTTCACCCTCCTGCGCCGCCGAACCCTGGCATCCTGGCTCTTCGCCATCCTGACCATGTGTTTCTCCATGGGCTGGATTTCCCTGGGCATGGAACAGAATATGATTTCAGATGGCGTTGCCTCGGCTCATCATACCAGTTCCTTCGCTAACCAGATTTGTCTGCTCCTGGCACTCGCCAACCTGCTCTACTGCGGCAAACAGTTTTATGTTTCCGCCTGGAAGCAGCTCCTGCATCATACGGCAAACATGGATTCGCTCGTGGCACTCAGCACCCTCATCGCCTTCCTCTTCAGCACCTTCAACACCTTCTTCGGCGAAATGGTATGGGGAGCGAGAGGCATAGAATGGCACACTTATTTTGATGCTTCCGTGATGATCATCACCTTCGTGCTGACCGGCAGATGCCTGGAAGAAAAGGCGAAAGACAGTACGGCGAGCAGCATCCGCCAACTGATGGGAATGCAGCCGAAAACCGCCCGACTGGTGACTTACGAGAAGATAGAAGGCACCAACGACTACAAGATGGAGGAAGTTCCGATTTCCACCATTCAGATAGGCGACATGATAGAGGTAAGAGCCGGCGAGAAGATTCCGGTGGATGGCGTGGTTACCCAGGCAGAGAGTTTCATGACTCCCGATGCTGCCTATGTAGATGAAGCGATGATCAGCGGCGAACCGACTCCGGCGATGAAAAAGGCAGGCGACAACGTGCTGGCTGGCACCATTCCGAGTCAGGGAAAGCTCCGCATGAGAGCCAAGCAGATTGGCGAGAACACCGCCCTGGCACACATCATCCGCATGGTTCAGGAGGCGCAGGGCAGTAAGGCACCCGTGCAGCGCATTGTGGATAAGGCGGCTCTGATTTTCGTTCCAGCCGTGGCAGCCATCGCCCTCATCACCTTTTTAACATGGTGGCTGACAGGCGGCAACGCTGCTCTTCCGCAGGCCATCCTTTCAGCCGTAGCCGTATTGGTCATCGCCTGTCCATGCGCCATGGGCTTAGCTACTCCTACCGCCCTGATGGTGGGCATCGGCAAGGCGGCGCAGAAGCAAATCCTTATCAAGGATGCGTCGGCGCTGGAGAATCTCCACAAGATCAACGCCCTCGTCATCGACAAGACCGGCACCCTCACCATTCCTAACCAGAACATCGATTTCACCAAGCAGGAGGATTTGGATCTGGAGACGAGAGAGACCCTCAAGCCTCATGCCCAGGAAGCAATGAAGCAGTTGCAGGAAAGGGGAATAGAGGTCTATATGATGAGTGGCGACAAGGAGCAAGCAGCTCACTACTGGGCAGAGAAAGCCGGCATCAAGCATTACCAGAGCAAGGTGCTGCCTGGCGACAAGCAGGCATTGGTAAAGAAACTTCAGGATGAAGGCAAACAGGTAGCAATGGTGGGCGACGGAATCAACGACACCCAGGCCCTGGCCCTTGCCAACGTGAGCATGGCGATAGGAAAGGGAACGGATGTGGCGATGGATGTGGCGCAGATTACGCTGATGAGCGACGACCTTCTGGCACTTCCAGAAGCCGTAAAACTGAGCCAGAAGACGGTTCACATGATTTGGCAGAATCTCTTCTGGGCGTTCATCTACAACATCATCTGCATCCCGCTGGCAGCCGGCGTCCTTCATATCTTCGACATTGATTTCCAGATAACTCCGATGTGGGCAAGTGCCCTGATGGCCTTCTCAAGTGTGAGCGTAGTACTTAATTCGCTGAGACTGAGATTGGCGTAA
- a CDS encoding Fic family protein has protein sequence MDRQGHYRTIGRDEGAYRSFVPTPLQDIHLEMDEEMQTLLEQAHERLKNRNLSDIDALQKEEVENSVNLVYGEKKSLALAFFQTDDKEDKEDKEDKKRKFDEQNLLQATRFAIERMQKLPISSRLLKDVHWVMMQGEHNERKYPGEMRTSPIWLGTKDDTLATAPFIPPVYEDMAKSIADLENYIHYEEQTDVLIMAALIHYQFEMIHPFIDGNGRIGRLLTLLFLMDRNVIQQPVLSLSKNLMSSSFKYFTGIASVEVSGTYEKWVKYFLQQL, from the coding sequence ATGGATAGACAAGGACATTACAGAACAATAGGAAGGGACGAGGGAGCATACCGCTCTTTCGTCCCAACCCCTTTGCAGGATATTCACCTGGAAATGGATGAAGAAATGCAAACATTGCTTGAGCAAGCACATGAAAGATTGAAGAATCGCAACCTCTCTGATATTGATGCATTGCAGAAGGAAGAAGTTGAGAATTCCGTGAATCTGGTATATGGCGAAAAGAAGTCTTTAGCCTTAGCTTTCTTTCAAACAGATGATAAGGAAGATAAGGAAGACAAGGAAGACAAGAAACGCAAATTTGATGAACAAAACCTTCTTCAAGCCACAAGGTTTGCCATAGAGCGTATGCAGAAACTGCCTATTAGCAGCCGATTGCTCAAGGATGTTCACTGGGTAATGATGCAAGGAGAGCACAATGAAAGGAAATACCCTGGTGAGATGCGCACCTCACCCATCTGGCTTGGAACAAAAGATGACACGCTGGCAACTGCTCCCTTCATTCCACCGGTCTATGAGGATATGGCAAAGTCTATTGCCGACTTAGAAAACTATATCCATTACGAGGAACAGACTGATGTCCTCATCATGGCGGCGCTCATTCATTATCAATTTGAAATGATTCATCCATTCATCGATGGAAATGGAAGAATAGGCCGGTTGCTAACCCTGCTCTTTTTGATGGATAGGAATGTCATCCAGCAACCTGTGCTCTCGCTTTCAAAAAATCTGATGAGCAGTTCTTTCAAATACTTCACCGGCATTGCTTCTGTTGAAGTATCTGGAACATACGAAAAATGGGTGAAGTATTTTCTACAACAATTGTAA
- a CDS encoding NAD-dependent protein deacetylase encodes MTQIEILKKNIQEAEAIIVGGASGLSAAAGFRFYYMNDATFKQIAGQLGEKYHADGFFPLFYHPQIKKGELWAALLREYKYLYECYTGEPYEDLAELLKGKNYYIATTNQDAQFFRTFPAEKITRIQGDFRYWQCKHTCTDEIYPNKEKVYELLDKIEGDRLPDDLIPRCPHCGTEMVPWWRSREFLEGSYYRKEMQRYLDFLKENMNKKVLFLELGVGMMTPMFIKEPFMNMVYRWPNATYAVINPKDAYVPKVIAKKSIAIKEDIAVTLKKLLGKPADHIVSDTNFEPGRIY; translated from the coding sequence ATGACACAGATAGAAATACTGAAAAAAAATATTCAGGAGGCAGAAGCCATCATCGTGGGTGGCGCCTCTGGATTGTCGGCAGCGGCAGGTTTCCGCTTTTACTATATGAACGATGCCACATTCAAACAGATAGCCGGACAGTTGGGCGAGAAATATCATGCTGATGGTTTTTTCCCACTGTTTTATCATCCGCAAATCAAAAAAGGGGAGCTATGGGCAGCATTGCTCCGCGAGTACAAATACTTGTATGAGTGTTATACTGGTGAGCCATACGAGGATCTGGCTGAACTACTCAAAGGCAAGAACTATTATATTGCCACCACCAATCAGGATGCGCAGTTTTTCCGCACCTTCCCTGCCGAGAAGATTACTCGCATTCAGGGCGATTTCCGCTACTGGCAGTGTAAGCATACTTGTACAGACGAGATTTATCCCAACAAGGAGAAGGTGTATGAGTTGCTGGACAAGATAGAAGGTGACAGACTGCCCGACGACCTGATTCCCCGTTGTCCACATTGTGGTACGGAGATGGTTCCATGGTGGCGCAGTCGTGAGTTTCTGGAGGGTAGCTATTACCGAAAAGAAATGCAACGCTATCTGGATTTCCTCAAGGAGAACATGAACAAGAAAGTGCTTTTCCTCGAACTTGGTGTGGGTATGATGACTCCAATGTTTATCAAGGAGCCATTTATGAACATGGTATATCGCTGGCCCAATGCCACTTATGCTGTAATCAATCCAAAGGATGCTTATGTTCCAAAGGTGATTGCCAAAAAGAGTATTGCCATTAAGGAAGATATCGCTGTGACATTAAAGAAACTGTTGGGCAAACCGGCAGATCATATCGTATCAGATACAAATTTCGAACCAGGAAGAATATATTAA
- a CDS encoding MBL fold metallo-hydrolase, producing MKKMILMQTSMSAFTQLNAKNYIRLIRNATLKMEYAGKQILVDPLLGAKGSSVSALGVNPNPRVNLTMPVEEVLDGLDFTLLTHNHPDHYDETAVKLIRKDMPWFVQTEDVEQVKEKDGFSRAVGIADCIEYEGITIIRIRGNHGRGQLGEQMGPSSGYILKAKKQPTIYIMGDCIWDEKTQIAVSTYKPDYIVINTGGNIFLPQSKTDGDITMNEMEAMQMLKDCDPQIRFIAVHMDAIDHGQTTRAILRNQAEYEKVDKKRLMIPEDGQVLKL from the coding sequence ATGAAGAAAATGATTTTGATGCAGACTTCAATGTCTGCTTTTACTCAGTTGAATGCAAAGAACTACATCCGCCTCATTCGCAACGCTACGTTGAAGATGGAATATGCAGGTAAGCAAATTCTTGTTGATCCATTGCTTGGTGCCAAAGGCTCTTCCGTGTCGGCTCTTGGCGTAAATCCAAATCCCCGAGTAAACTTGACGATGCCCGTGGAAGAAGTGCTTGATGGACTGGATTTCACACTCTTGACTCACAACCATCCTGACCATTATGATGAAACTGCAGTCAAGCTGATTCGCAAGGATATGCCTTGGTTCGTACAGACTGAAGATGTAGAGCAGGTTAAGGAGAAAGACGGTTTTTCTCGTGCAGTGGGCATTGCAGACTGCATTGAGTATGAAGGAATCACCATTATCCGCATCAGAGGTAATCATGGACGTGGACAACTTGGTGAGCAAATGGGACCAAGTTCTGGTTACATTCTCAAAGCCAAGAAACAGCCAACCATTTACATTATGGGCGATTGCATTTGGGATGAGAAGACCCAGATAGCAGTATCAACCTATAAGCCAGATTATATAGTAATCAATACTGGTGGAAACATTTTCCTTCCACAATCAAAGACAGATGGAGATATCACGATGAATGAAATGGAAGCTATGCAAATGCTGAAGGACTGCGATCCTCAGATTCGTTTTATTGCGGTTCATATGGATGCCATAGATCATGGACAGACAACAAGGGCTATTCTCCGTAATCAGGCTGAATACGAAAAGGTGGATAAAAAACGCCTGATGATACCAGAAGACGGACAAGTATTGAAATTATGA
- a CDS encoding helix-turn-helix domain-containing protein: protein MTKQRQRLVEVPFNKTDCGVDFYINTAYGSECLWVLTEHEVFKTDFFEIFFIKKANGYVLIDYRKINLKDGMVLIVKPHQQQEWHIDEAALDYEFLIFREDFMRTFIADKFFVYRLQYCQQTETPPYLMCSGNECEEYHQLLKKIRAELRQPQADSYNIIVSVLYYLLAIMNRHYVREHQLPQAAPKNSYAFQFVELMETHIRKLQRVQDYASLLKISRITLNHSVMAQYGVSATYLLKQRLLAEIKNELLFTSKSISEIAYAFSFPEPPHLMRFFKQQTGKTCREFQEDYKNGVYE from the coding sequence ATGACAAAGCAAAGACAGCGTCTGGTAGAAGTGCCGTTCAACAAGACGGATTGCGGCGTAGATTTCTACATCAACACAGCTTATGGCAGCGAGTGCCTTTGGGTGCTTACGGAGCATGAAGTATTCAAGACCGACTTCTTCGAGATATTTTTCATCAAGAAAGCTAATGGCTACGTGCTGATAGACTATAGGAAGATAAACCTGAAAGACGGCATGGTGCTCATTGTGAAGCCACACCAGCAGCAGGAATGGCACATTGATGAGGCGGCTCTCGACTACGAATTTTTGATATTCCGTGAAGATTTCATGCGAACCTTCATTGCCGACAAATTCTTTGTCTATCGTCTGCAATACTGCCAGCAGACCGAAACACCACCCTATTTGATGTGTTCGGGAAATGAATGCGAAGAATATCATCAGCTGCTCAAGAAAATACGGGCAGAGCTTCGGCAGCCTCAAGCCGACAGCTACAACATCATCGTCAGCGTACTCTACTATCTGCTGGCAATTATGAATCGCCATTATGTCCGTGAGCATCAATTGCCTCAGGCTGCACCTAAGAATTCTTATGCCTTTCAGTTTGTGGAATTGATGGAAACCCACATCCGGAAGTTGCAGCGTGTGCAGGACTACGCCTCGCTGCTCAAGATAAGCCGCATCACACTGAACCATAGCGTGATGGCGCAGTATGGAGTGTCGGCTACCTATCTGCTGAAACAGCGACTGTTGGCAGAAATCAAAAACGAGCTTCTGTTCACTAGCAAGTCCATAAGTGAGATAGCCTATGCTTTCAGTTTCCCCGAACCACCCCACCTGATGCGTTTTTTCAAGCAGCAGACGGGCAAGACATGTAGAGAATTCCAGGAGGACTATAAGAATGGGGTGTATGAATGA
- the dinB gene encoding DNA polymerase IV — MEERKIIHIDMDAFFAAVEQRDNPELRGKPIAVGFDGPRGVVSTASYEARKWGVHSAQSIAQAKKRCPELIIVPCRHEHYAEISQQIHRIFQEYTDLIEPISIDEAFLDVTQNKKGIELAVDVAKEIKARIKEATGLTASAGISYCKFLAKVASDYRKPDGICTIHPDKALDFIAQLPVEDFWGVGQKTLKKMHFMGIFNGADLRKVSEKHLVEVFGKAGHIFYNFARGIDNRPVITYRERKSVGCEQTFLEDISAKSAVVIELYHTVMELLERIEKSGFEGRTLTLKVKYSDFTQITRSISQEKILKKKADILPLAKQLLQLVDYSSAHPIRLLGLSVSNASSEEAKKEDKLNSSRKPEYRELELEFEEWES; from the coding sequence ATGGAAGAGCGAAAAATCATACACATCGATATGGATGCTTTCTTTGCGGCAGTAGAGCAGAGAGACAATCCGGAGCTTCGAGGCAAACCGATTGCGGTGGGCTTCGACGGTCCCCGTGGTGTGGTTTCCACTGCCAGTTATGAGGCCCGCAAATGGGGCGTTCATTCGGCGCAATCCATCGCCCAAGCCAAGAAGCGCTGTCCGGAACTCATCATCGTACCTTGCCGACACGAACATTACGCTGAAATTTCCCAACAGATTCACCGCATCTTTCAGGAATACACCGACCTTATCGAACCCATTTCCATCGACGAAGCCTTCCTCGATGTTACCCAAAACAAGAAGGGAATAGAGCTGGCGGTGGATGTGGCCAAGGAAATCAAGGCAAGAATCAAGGAAGCTACAGGACTTACCGCCTCGGCAGGCATCAGCTATTGCAAGTTCCTGGCAAAGGTAGCTTCGGATTACCGCAAGCCCGACGGCATCTGCACCATACATCCCGACAAGGCACTCGACTTCATAGCCCAGCTCCCCGTGGAGGATTTCTGGGGTGTAGGCCAAAAGACCCTGAAAAAGATGCATTTCATGGGCATCTTCAATGGTGCTGACCTGCGAAAGGTTTCGGAAAAACATCTCGTAGAGGTTTTCGGAAAGGCTGGTCACATCTTCTATAATTTCGCAAGAGGAATAGACAACAGGCCCGTCATCACATACCGAGAAAGGAAATCCGTGGGCTGCGAACAGACTTTCCTGGAAGACATCTCAGCAAAATCGGCAGTGGTCATCGAGCTTTACCATACGGTAATGGAACTTCTGGAGCGCATCGAAAAGAGCGGTTTCGAGGGTCGCACCCTGACACTGAAAGTAAAGTATTCCGACTTCACCCAGATAACCCGTAGCATCTCGCAAGAGAAGATTCTAAAGAAAAAAGCAGACATTCTTCCGCTAGCCAAGCAATTGCTGCAACTGGTGGATTACTCCTCCGCCCACCCCATCCGCCTGCTGGGCTTATCGGTGAGCAACGCATCATCAGAAGAAGCCAAGAAGGAAGACAAGTTGAATTCTTCCCGAAAACCCGAATACAGGGAATTGGAACTGGAATTCGAGGAATGGGAATCGTGA
- a CDS encoding Hsp20/alpha crystallin family protein translates to MLLARRNNNSDWLSNIFDDVFFDTDATPRMNATAPATNIKESDKDYTMEVAAPGLKKEWVRVNIDNDGNLNIAIENKMEHKNEDKHEHYLRREFSYSNYQQTYTLPEDADREKISAKVADGVLEVLIPKLTPKEETKATKNIEVK, encoded by the coding sequence ATGTTGTTAGCACGTAGAAATAATAATTCAGATTGGTTGAGTAACATCTTTGATGATGTATTCTTTGATACAGACGCAACACCACGTATGAATGCTACAGCCCCTGCCACTAACATCAAGGAAAGTGACAAGGATTACACCATGGAGGTTGCAGCCCCTGGCTTGAAGAAGGAGTGGGTTCGCGTAAACATCGACAATGATGGTAATCTGAACATCGCCATCGAGAACAAGATGGAGCACAAGAACGAAGACAAGCACGAGCACTATCTGCGCCGTGAGTTCTCTTACAGCAATTACCAGCAGACCTACACACTCCCTGAGGATGCCGACCGTGAGAAGATTTCAGCTAAGGTAGCTGATGGTGTTCTTGAGGTTCTGATTCCAAAGCTTACTCCTAAGGAGGAGACTAAGGCTACCAAGAATATCGAAGTCAAATAA